One Natrinema longum genomic window, CGACTCGCCAGCAGCCGCCCCTGTCCCCTCGTCTCGAGGCCGAGTGGCCGCCTCGCTCTCAGCGGGCGACGTATCGTTTCCGACCGAGTCGGTGTGTGCTGGTTGGTCCATTGACGCGGAGTTTCCTGACACGTCGGGACGCAACCGACATAAATGAGACGGCTAACTACCCGTTCGATCGGCACCCGATCGTGCGTCTCTCCGGTGGGTCGTTCTCAGGCTCTCCGATGGCTCGGCCGCGTCGCGTCCGTTTCGTGCGTTACGTTCATACCGCCGGAGTCCGAAGGAACGGGTAGGGAATGAGGCGCGAGCACTTCACGTTAGACGTTACCAATATCGACTGGGTCGAAACCGGCGGCCAACCGGAAAAGCCCGCGGTATCGATCGATTTTACCGGCCCGGCGACGCTGCTCCGCGAGCGCCTTACTGGTCCCGACGGAACCGTTCTCGAGGCGAGCGAAACGGACACGGCCCTTCGCCTGCAGGGACCGCTCGGGGACGACACCACGGGGGTAGTGAGCGTCACCAACCGCGTCACCGGCGAGTTCATCCTCGAACTCAACGAGGACGCCGCCGACGTCCTCCAGTTCATTCGTGCGGCACGGGGGTACGGTGAGGATGCCGCCGACGAGGGTCGCTACGAGGTCGAGATCACGCTCGATGGCGACCCGTTCGTTAGCTACGACAAACGAACGTTTCTCGTCTACGACGAAGAGGGCAGTTTGCTCCGCCAGCACAGCCTGATTCCAAGCGGCGTCGAACTGTAGCGGCCCCTGGGCTCCGTTTCGGTCCCACCCGTCGGGACTGGACCGGCAATTATAAGTGTTTTAGGCTCGCCTAAATGGATAACGCGCCGGCAGACGGCGGAGTCGATCTATGGCGAACGGACAACTGCTCACAACGGCGGCCGAGGATGGAGATCGGGACCTGACGACCGAGGAGACGGTTCTCGAACTCGACGGCATCGCGAAACGATTCGGTAGCGAGGACGTCATCGGAAACCTCTCACTGTCCGTCCGTGACGGCGAAATCCTGACGCTGCTTGGCCCATCCGGCTGTGGCAAGACCACGACGCTCCGGCTGATCGCCGGCCTCGAGAAACCCAACGCCGGCCAGGTCCGACTCCAGAACGAACCCGTCGCGGGCGACGGTCGCTTCGTCCCGCCGGAGGAACGCGGCGTCGGCGTCGTCTTCCAGGACTTCGCGCTCTTTCCGCACCTGACCGCCCGCGAGAACGTCGCGTTCGGCCTCCAGGACTGGGCGGACGCCGATCGAGAGTCCCGCGTCGACGACCTCCTCGAGCTCGTCGGGCTCGCAGACCACGGCGAAGATTACCCCGACGAGCTATCGGGCGGCCAGCAACAGCGGATCGCGCTCGCGCGCTCGCTGGCACCCGAGCCCGAGATGCTGTTGCTCGACGAGCCGTTCTCGAATCTGGACGTCGATCTGCGAGTCGAGATGCGCGAGGAGGTCCGCCGGATCATCAAGGAGACCGGCGTCACCGCCGTCTCCGTCACGCACGATCAGGAGGAGGCCCTCTCGATCTCCGATCGAGTGGCCGTGATGAACGACGGCGACATCGAACAGATCGATACCCCACAGCAGGTCTTCCAGCAGCCCGAATCGCGGTTCGTCGCCGGCTTCCTCGGTCACGCGAGTTTCCTCTCGGGCGACGTCCACGGCGATCACGTCGACACCGCACTCGGCCGTGTCCTCCGTGACGACGTCAACGGACTTGCACACCACTACGACGGCACCGCCGTCGACCTGCTCGTGCGCCCCGACGACGTGACGGCCTCTCCCGCAGAGGGATCGGAGGCCGACGGTCGCGTCGTCTACCGGCGCTATCTCGGTCCGACCGTCCTCTATCGCGTCGAACTCGACGGCGGGCAAACCATCGAGTGCATGCACAACCACTCCGATCGAATCGACCTGGACGAGCGCGTCGACGTTCGCGTCACCGCAGACCACGAACTCGCCTGGTTCCCCGCCGACCACCGCGAGGAACGCGATGCGGACGCCGACGCGGTTTCCGCCGGCGCTGACTGAGTCCGTCCGAAACGCCCACCGCTTTCTCCGCCGTTGCTTCCCGTGACACACGGCTATCGCTCGAGACAGTATACCGAACAGTCACGTTGATACGCCAGCACGTGCGAACTGGTACCATGGCTGGCAGGAAACGGATCGCGACGTACTGTGGTCTCGCGGGAGCGATCCTCTCGCTGGGGGCGATCACCCTCGGCACGGTCGTCGCCCCGCCCGAGACGTTCACCTGGCAGAGTCGGGCGCTCTCGGATATGGGTCGGTACGGCGCGCCGACGTTTCCGCTCTTCAACGGCGGGCTGATCCTGGGTGGGCTGGTCGGACTCCCCTTCGCCTGGCGGCTGTGGATCGCGTGTCGGAACTCCATCGAGCGCCTCGGCGTCGTCCTCCTCTCGATCGCGGTCGTAGGGATGATCGGCGTGGGAATCTTCTTCCTCGAGCATACGGCGCTCTACCTCGAGACGAGCCTGCACGGGGTCGCCGCGCTTTCGGTCTTCGGCGTCGCGCCGTTTGCGAGCTGGGTCTACGGGTCGGGCGCGGCGCTGGCAGGTGACGGCCGGCTCGCGGTCGCGTCGGTCTGGTTCGGAAACGTACACCCGCTCGCCTGGCTGGGCTGGCTGCTCTCGCTCGGTGGCGACGTCGATACCGGAACGTGGTTCGCCGTGCCCGAATTCGTCGCCGCCGTCGCCTTCGGCGGCTGGATCGTCGTGCTCGCGGTCACCCTGCGCCGTCGGAACGACAGCGAACCGGACGTACCGAACCGCTGAGTGCTCACGACCGGTTTTGCGACGCCCGGCCACACAACGCTTAAATCGAAACCGTCCCTACACGTGGACATGCATAAAGACGAACTCCTCGAGCTCCACGAAGAACTCGTCGTCATCATGGAGTACTTCTCGGATCGCGAGGAGGTCGACGAAACGCTGTTCGATCCCTACCGCCAGCTCGATGTCGATCCTTCGCACGTCCACAAGTCCAAGAGCGAGCACAAACACGCCGTCTTCGTCCTCGGGAACGCGCTGGCGAGCGCGATGAGCGAAGACGAGTTCTCGAGCGCCGGTCGAATCGGCAAGCGGATGAAAGAACTCGCCGAGGACGCGGAATCGAAAATATAGGCGATTTCTAGGCGAAACGTATTTGGTGTGGTTCCCGCTTGTTGACGTATGGACCCGCGCACCCAACAGCGCGTCGAGGAGTGGGATTCCCGCCCGTTCGGCGGCGGTTTCGATGGCCTCTCCGATCTCGCTGACACTGATTTCTCGGGTGCCGTCTCCGCGGCCGGCACGTGGCTCTTTATGCTCAACGGCCGCATTATCGGCATCGTCGACGGCGATATCGAGGAGTTCGAAACCGCTTCGGGCACGAAGTACGAGGCCCCCGATCCGTCGCTGCCCTTGCTCTGTACGATGGAGGAACGCGGCGGCGAGACACGGGCGCAATACTACACCAACGAGACGCCGCTCAGGGAGGTCGACGAGACCCTCCAGAGTGGCTCGTTTACCGGCTACATCGAACTGAGCGAGAACGTACTCAGCGGCGACTACTACGTCGTCTACTACGGCGGGCGGCGCATGGCCGCCGCCTACATCGGGAACGCCGAACGGCTGCTCACCGGCGAGGAAGCCTTCGACCGGGCGGCCGACGAGGTCGGCATCTACGAGGTGACCGACGTCGAGATCGAAGTGACCGACGTCCCAGGAGCCGACCCAGCGTCCCCGTCGGCGGCCGATTCGGGCGACGAACCCGACGCGAGTTCGATCTCGGAGTCGGCCGGGGCCGGGACGGTCGGATCCGCGACCGACGCCAGTGTCTCGGACCGGGACGACTCGAGCGACGATTCGACGGGGTCGGGAATCGAGCCGATCGACGTTTCGAGCACCGATCCGGTCGGCACGGACGACGTGACCGACGACGACTCTCCCCAGGGCATCACCGCCGACGACTCGTCGCCGCTCATGGGCGATCTCGATCTCACGGACGATCCGATGGGGATCACGACGACTGACGAAACGGAGTCGACCGAATCCGGGCTCACCGAGCCGTCCGTCGACCCGACTCCCGATTCCAGCCCCGATTCGGCCGAAGCCGAGGCCGAGGACGGCGGGCAAACCGGAGCCAAGGACGTCGCCCAACGGGGTCAACGGGGCGAGCGAGACGACGGTCGAACGACCTCACGCGCGGTCGAGGAACCGACGTCCGAGCCGCTGACGGACGAATCGGCTGACGCCGATCGATCGACGGACGACTCGGTCGACTCCACCGGATCGGCGGACGAATCGACTGGAACGGCCCAATCGACGGACGAACCGGCCGTGACCGAGCCGTCGTCGATCACTGACGACGGCGGACGGCAGACTCCGTCTTCGGCCGAGGGAGAGACGCTCGAGGTGGTGGCCGACGAAGCGACCGCGGAGGAAACGGGCGGCGACGATACCGCGACCGGCGCGGCGACGAGCCCCGATCTGGCGGAGGTCGAAGCAGCGGCCGAAGAACTCGATCGAAACGACATCACGTGGGTCGACGACGAAGGAAGTGCGGGCACCCCGGGCGGTGACGAATCCGCCAGCGAGACCCAATCCGGTGAGTCGACCCCGGCGGAAGAGGAGGACGGATATCTCGAGGAGCAACTCGAGCGCGAGGAAGCGTGGCGCGAGACGCGGCGGATCCCGTCGATCGATCCGGACAACGAGGCACCGACGGCGGACGCCTCGGGTGCGGACGATCGCAGTCGGCGAGCGAGCCGATCCTCGGCCGCGAGCGGTTCGGGGACCGGCTCTCGCCCGACCGCGTCGACCGGGACACGAACTGAGACGACCCCGTCGGAGCGAGGGACGGAGTCGTCGTCATCGACCGCGACTTCGTCGGAAACTCGCGGGACGCGATCACAGGAGCAATCGGCTCGAGAGGAATCGAGCCAGTCTCGGTCCACGGGATCGGCCGACGAAGGGACCGAGAACCGGGACCGAAAGCGGGTCGCGGCACTCACCGAGAAAGTCGAGACCCTCCAGGAACAACGCGACGCCCTCGTGGCGAAAGCCGAGGAACTCGAGACCGAACGCGATCGGCTCCGATCGGAGAACGACGAACTGTCCGCGACCGTCGAACGGCTCCAGTCCCGAATCGAGGATCTCGAGACGGAACTGGAGCGAGAACGGGCGCGCACGGCCGATTCGGCCGGGGCGGGTGCCGACGCGACCGCGGGCCCCCAGCTCTCGCCCCAGCGAGCGCTCTCGGGGACGAACCTCTTCGTCCGGTACACCTCGAAGAGTCAACCGACCCTCGAGACGGCCCACGACGGCGATGCCGACCGCAGCGAGGTTGCCTCGAACCTGCGGCTCGAACATCACACGCAGTTCGAATCGACCGACGCGACGGTCGACGGGGAGCCCTACGACGAGTTCCTCGCGTCGTCGATGGAGCATCGGTTCGTCGACTGGCTCACCGAGATGCTCCTCTACGAGATCCGCGACACCGGCAACGCGAACGGACTGGTCGACCTCTACGACGCCATTCCCCGCATCGATCGGGCCGAACTCGACGCGACCATCTCGCTTGCGGACGACGACACCGACGACGTTCCCGACGAGGTGACGTTCGACATCGTCGTGTACGACAAGATGGGGAACCCGTTAGTCCTCGTTACCCTCAACGACTCGCGAGAGCCCGCGGCCAAGGGCATGCTCGAGGGGTTGGAGGAAGCCGCCTCCGCGGTGAAGGCGAACTATCCGGATCTCGCGGCGGCGATCGCGGTTACATCGAGTTACTTCGAACCCGGCGCGCTCGAGGTAGCCGAGCAAGCGACCAGCGGCGGCTTCCTCAGCCGTGGCTCGAAGCTGAGTTACGTCAATCTCTCGCGGAAGGACGGCTACCACCTCTGTCTGGTCGAATCGCGATCGGAAGGGTTCCACATGAACGTCCCCGAACTGTAGCCCCTCGAGTGGGTATTCGATTCGGTACGCGACGCTCGAGCGACTGCAAACGCCGATAAAACGCTCAACGGAGACGACGGAACACCGGCTACCGGTCGTGGAAACGGACGACAGTGTCCGAAGCGGACCAGAGACTATCCTTCGATCTCGGCGACGTCTTCGATCTTCATCCCGTCGAGTTTGTCGACGATATCGTCGATCTTTCCGTCGAGTTCATCGACGAACTCGGTCGTGCGTTCGGTCTGGATCGCACCCTGGCTGGAGGGCTCGATCAGGTTCTCTTCCTCGAGGACTCGAAGCGAGTACCGAACTTTGTGGTGGGGGTATCCGGTCTCGTTGGACATCTTGACGATCCCGATCGGTTCGTTCTCGATGACCATCTTCAGGACCTGGAGATGACGTTCTAGCATATCGACTTCCTTCTCAAGTCTATCTATCATGGCATTTGTTAACTTGTCGTTGGGCCCTTTAAAAGTTACTCTCGTGGACTGAAACGACCACTCTCAACTCGATGGTTGTTCCTGTCAGTAGTTAACGCTTCCGATCCCGGCGGTCGACGGGAGTCGCGTCGGGTGGTTCGGATCGCTACGGCCTCGAGCCACGAATCACACCCCGGTTCGGGACTGTCTCGACGTCGAACGGTCGAGAGAGCGATCGTCCCCGCTCCGGGCCCGCGGGCGGGGACGGATCGCCATCGTCACTCCTCAGCCGGTCTTTGATCTACTCGTATATATATTGGTAGCTACGCGCTCGGCCGTGTGCCAGTGGCCCGGTTGGACTGCTCGCGGACGCGGCGGTCGACAGTCAGGCAGCGCCGCCGCCCGTGTCCGAGTGTGATTCGGCCGTCGGCTCGTTCGGCGCTTGACGGCCACCCGTATACCGAAATCTGTTTATCGACCCGGCATGAATCCGCCGCTGTTATGACCGTCACTATCGTCGGGTCGCAACTCGGCGACGAAGGCAAGGGTGGAGTCGTCGATCTCTATGGCGACGCCGCCGACGTCGTCGCCCGGTATCAGGGCGGCGACAACGCTGGACATACCGTCGTTCACGACGGTACGAAGTACAAACTGTCGCTCGTGCCGTCGGGGGCCGTCCGCGGCAAGGTCGGCGTCCTTGGCAACGGCTGTGTCGTCAACCCCGAGACGCTGTTCGACGAGATCGATACCCTCCGCGACCGCGGCCTCGAGCCGGACGTTCGCGTCGCCGAGCGCGCCCACGTCATTCTCCCCTATCACCGCGCGCTCGACGGCATCGAGGAGGACGAAAAGGAGGATCTGGCCGCCGGGACGACCAAGCGAGGTATCGGCCCGACCTACGAGGACAAGGCCGGCCGCCGCGGCGTCCGTATCGGCGACTTGCTCGATCCCGACGTGCTCCGCGAGCGCCTCGAATACGTCGTTCCCCAGAAGAAGGCCCTCGCCGAGGAGGTCTTCGACAAGGAGACCGGCGAAGAGTTCGACATCGAACACCTCTATGAAACCTACCGCGAATACGGCGAGCGTCTCGCCGCGGAGGACATGACCGTCGATTGCGGGACCTTCCTCCAGGAACGGATCGACGCCGGCGACGAGGTCATGCTCGAGGGCGCACAGGGAACCTCCCTCGACATCGACCACGGGGTCTACCCCTACGTCACGTCCTCGAACCCGACCGCGGGCGGCGCGACCGTCGGTACCGGGCTCGGCCCGACCGTCATCGGCGACGGCGAGGTCATCGGCATCGTCAAGGCCTACCTCTCGCGGGTCGGAACGGGTCCGCTCCCGACCGAACTCGGCGGCGTCGAGGGACAGACCCCCGATTACGACGCCGACGACGGGGCGAGCGAGGACGAGGAGGAACTCGCGACCTACATCCGCGACGAGGG contains:
- a CDS encoding DUF5793 family protein, translating into MRREHFTLDVTNIDWVETGGQPEKPAVSIDFTGPATLLRERLTGPDGTVLEASETDTALRLQGPLGDDTTGVVSVTNRVTGEFILELNEDAADVLQFIRAARGYGEDAADEGRYEVEITLDGDPFVSYDKRTFLVYDEEGSLLRQHSLIPSGVEL
- a CDS encoding ABC transporter ATP-binding protein; the encoded protein is MANGQLLTTAAEDGDRDLTTEETVLELDGIAKRFGSEDVIGNLSLSVRDGEILTLLGPSGCGKTTTLRLIAGLEKPNAGQVRLQNEPVAGDGRFVPPEERGVGVVFQDFALFPHLTARENVAFGLQDWADADRESRVDDLLELVGLADHGEDYPDELSGGQQQRIALARSLAPEPEMLLLDEPFSNLDVDLRVEMREEVRRIIKETGVTAVSVTHDQEEALSISDRVAVMNDGDIEQIDTPQQVFQQPESRFVAGFLGHASFLSGDVHGDHVDTALGRVLRDDVNGLAHHYDGTAVDLLVRPDDVTASPAEGSEADGRVVYRRYLGPTVLYRVELDGGQTIECMHNHSDRIDLDERVDVRVTADHELAWFPADHREERDADADAVSAGAD
- a CDS encoding DUF998 domain-containing protein, producing MAGRKRIATYCGLAGAILSLGAITLGTVVAPPETFTWQSRALSDMGRYGAPTFPLFNGGLILGGLVGLPFAWRLWIACRNSIERLGVVLLSIAVVGMIGVGIFFLEHTALYLETSLHGVAALSVFGVAPFASWVYGSGAALAGDGRLAVASVWFGNVHPLAWLGWLLSLGGDVDTGTWFAVPEFVAAVAFGGWIVVLAVTLRRRNDSEPDVPNR
- a CDS encoding UPF0058 family protein, yielding MHKDELLELHEELVVIMEYFSDREEVDETLFDPYRQLDVDPSHVHKSKSEHKHAVFVLGNALASAMSEDEFSSAGRIGKRMKELAEDAESKI
- a CDS encoding DUF7527 domain-containing protein; the encoded protein is MDPRTQQRVEEWDSRPFGGGFDGLSDLADTDFSGAVSAAGTWLFMLNGRIIGIVDGDIEEFETASGTKYEAPDPSLPLLCTMEERGGETRAQYYTNETPLREVDETLQSGSFTGYIELSENVLSGDYYVVYYGGRRMAAAYIGNAERLLTGEEAFDRAADEVGIYEVTDVEIEVTDVPGADPASPSAADSGDEPDASSISESAGAGTVGSATDASVSDRDDSSDDSTGSGIEPIDVSSTDPVGTDDVTDDDSPQGITADDSSPLMGDLDLTDDPMGITTTDETESTESGLTEPSVDPTPDSSPDSAEAEAEDGGQTGAKDVAQRGQRGERDDGRTTSRAVEEPTSEPLTDESADADRSTDDSVDSTGSADESTGTAQSTDEPAVTEPSSITDDGGRQTPSSAEGETLEVVADEATAEETGGDDTATGAATSPDLAEVEAAAEELDRNDITWVDDEGSAGTPGGDESASETQSGESTPAEEEDGYLEEQLEREEAWRETRRIPSIDPDNEAPTADASGADDRSRRASRSSAASGSGTGSRPTASTGTRTETTPSERGTESSSSTATSSETRGTRSQEQSAREESSQSRSTGSADEGTENRDRKRVAALTEKVETLQEQRDALVAKAEELETERDRLRSENDELSATVERLQSRIEDLETELERERARTADSAGAGADATAGPQLSPQRALSGTNLFVRYTSKSQPTLETAHDGDADRSEVASNLRLEHHTQFESTDATVDGEPYDEFLASSMEHRFVDWLTEMLLYEIRDTGNANGLVDLYDAIPRIDRAELDATISLADDDTDDVPDEVTFDIVVYDKMGNPLVLVTLNDSREPAAKGMLEGLEEAASAVKANYPDLAAAIAVTSSYFEPGALEVAEQATSGGFLSRGSKLSYVNLSRKDGYHLCLVESRSEGFHMNVPEL
- a CDS encoding adenylosuccinate synthase; the encoded protein is MTVTIVGSQLGDEGKGGVVDLYGDAADVVARYQGGDNAGHTVVHDGTKYKLSLVPSGAVRGKVGVLGNGCVVNPETLFDEIDTLRDRGLEPDVRVAERAHVILPYHRALDGIEEDEKEDLAAGTTKRGIGPTYEDKAGRRGVRIGDLLDPDVLRERLEYVVPQKKALAEEVFDKETGEEFDIEHLYETYREYGERLAAEDMTVDCGTFLQERIDAGDEVMLEGAQGTSLDIDHGVYPYVTSSNPTAGGATVGTGLGPTVIGDGEVIGIVKAYLSRVGTGPLPTELGGVEGQTPDYDADDGASEDEEELATYIRDEGGEYGTVTGRPRRVGWLDMPMLRHAARANGFTGLAVNHIDVLAGLDTVSVGHSYEFDGEEIFTMPPTTEQWGRCEATFKSFDGWPEVDWGAVADEGHEAIPENAWTYLEYISEELDAPIYAVGVGPGREETVVVENPYE